Below is a window of Stygiolobus azoricus DNA.
ACGTTTTATGTTCGGGTATAGCTTTTGACTGTTGAAGAGTACTTCTTAAATTATAACGGCGAGAAGATTTTTGTAGTCCTACTAGGTTTTGCATCTAACAAGTACTACTTCTATTATCCGAAAGGCGATACGCTTGTAATTATTGATAATGAAGGAAAAGTTGAAATGAAAGAAATATTAGAAGTAGTAGGCACAGCTCCAGCAGGGTTTAAGGTCGGAGAAGTAGTTGAACCTTGGGAGAAAGTCAAGGCAAGACCGGTAGTATGGAGAGTATTAGATAAAGAAATACAAGCTGATAACATTTACGCTGTTTACTCAACCTTTCAAGACTATAAAGTGCTGGAAAGCTCCGTTCCAGATAGGTTAAAGTCGTTTTTCCTTAGAGATCAAGATCCATGGGATTATAAGGACTGGTGCTGTGTCATGATCGCCTCACAGAAAGACTTAACCAACTTGCCACCTACCTTCAAAAAAATCTATTTAAAAAACGGTAAACTTGAGATCTAATTCTCTACTTTCTTCTCTTTCAGGATCTCGTCTATAAGGGTATTTAATTTACCTTCTATCTCAATTGGTTGAGAGGAGGGGTAATATTGATAGTAAGAAGGTGCAGCTTGGCTAATTCTTTCCTCAAAAGATGGGATTGTTTCATTCTTATAGAATACTCCAATGGGTATCCTGTCTCCCCACTCTAGACTCTTCTCTATTGCTTTCTTTAGCTTATCCTTGACCTCGTTCTCATTCCTCACTACTGGATCCCAGTCAGGCTGTTCCTCAAGTTTATAGATCCTTTTATCGTACCATTCCTTAGTGTTTATATCATTATATGTTGGACAAGGTTGAAGTACATCTATTACTGCTAAACCCTTGTGCTTTATAGCCATCTTTATCAATTCTTTGAGATGTTTAACATCGTAGGCATATCCCCTAGCCACGAATGTATATCCAGAGGATAATGCCAAAAATAGAGGGTTAATCGCATCGTTAATATTAGGCTTAGGTAATGACTTAGTCTTTATTCCTCTCAGAAGTGTAGGAGAGGCTTGCCCTTTAGTGAGACCATAAACGCCGTTATCGTGAATTATTACCGTAATATCGATATTTCTTCTTCCTACTGAAACGAAATGACCGACTCCTATTCCCAGTAAGTCCCCGTCTCCACCATTCACTATTACTTCCAGTGAGGGATTAGCAAGCTTGATTCCAGTTGCAAATGCTATTGCTCTACCGTGTAGAGTATGGACTCCAGAGATTGGTACCCTCATGAAGTGCGGTAGTTTACCAGAACATCCGATTCCAGATACGATTACGACCCTTTCTAAATTTAGTCCTAGCTCCATTATTGCCTGCTGTTCAGCATTAAGTATGCCAAAATTACCGCAACCTGGACACCAGTCACTCCACTCAGGTTTGAACTGTTTAAGCGCCTCCATTTAAAACCACCTTTTTAACGTCCTCTTTAATAGTTTGCCTTAGCGCACTCTCTAACTCGTCCTTTAGGAACGGCCTTCCATTCCACTTCAAAATATAATTAGTAGGCTTAATTCCAGTAAACATCGTTACAAGTTTTGAGGCTTGAGCTAAATAATTTCCTTCAACAGCAATTATTTTTTCCTTACCACTGAGTATATTTGATACAAGCTTTGTAAGGAAAGGAGAGAACATTCTGAGTTGTAACACTAGAACGTCAATACCACCCTCGTTGATTATGTCTTCAAGGACTGAACCGCAAATCCCCATGTAACTACGACGTTCTTGGAATCGGTATCTCCGAATATCTTGACTCTAGACTCTTCCGAAATTTCACGGTCTGCTGTCTCGAGTTTTTTCATCCTTTTCTCATACATCAATGTTCTGTTCTCAGGGTCTTCAGATATGTGACCCATCTCGTTATGTTCGTCCCCCTGTATAATACATGAGAGCTCCTCCTAAAGGCGCTCTCGCTGATATTCCATCAGATGTCAACATAAACCTACGATATGTGAGGTCTGCTTTATATACTATCTTACCCCTATCTGCTTTTAACTCTTCTAACTTAAGTTCCTCCCTAGGTATTGTAGAATAGGAGTTAGCTAGAGTTTTCTCTACAAGGTGTATAACAGGCGTTTGATACCTTTCTGCCAGATTTAAAGCCCATACCGCGTCCCTAAACGCTTCTGCGTGGTCTCCAGAAGCTATTATTATTTTTGGGAATTCACCGTGTCCCGCAAACATTGGGAATAGGAGATCCGATTGACCTGTCCTTGTAGGCAATCCAGTAGAGGGGCCACCTCTTATATAATAGGTGATAACAACGGGCACTTCATTCATTCCTGCCCATCCCAAACCCTCAACCATTAATGAGAATCCCGGTCCAGACGTTGCAGTTGCTGATCTTACACCTGCTAATGCGGCTCCTATTGCCATGTTAACTGCAGATATTTCGTCTTCAGCCTGAACAACTACTACAGTACCTTTAATTTTATCGCCAGTCTTTGGATCTATCATCAGAACCTCTTGATGAGCTTCTATAAACGTGCTTTCATCCGAGGCAGGAGTAATAGGATAATATGACTGGAACCTGAGACCGCCGTATATTTTTCCTATTGCCACCGCTGTGTTCCCATCCAACCAATATCTTTCACTATTGGTCTTCAACGTTCTAAGGTTATAGACCGAGTCTGTTAGCGAAGAACCTTCCTCTATAGCTCTTGCGTTTAATTTCCTATAAAGATCCTGCTTAAACGTTCTATCACTTGCTTTGATTAGAAACTCTTTCTCTAATCCCAAGAGTTTGTAAGAAACAGCTATTCCTATAGTGTTTTTGACCCTCTCTACAACGGATAAGGGAAGCTTGAATTCGTCGACAATTTTCTTAGTTATCTCTTCATAGTTCACAGGAATTAACTTAACTCCTTTTTCTTGAGCTACCTTAAGAGCTGAATATACTGTCACTTCTTGAGAGTCTATGCGAAGAGACCTTTTTATTCTCTCCTTAGTTTCTTCCTCCATTGACTGAATAGAATCTAACTTGACATTTTCTACAGACTTATTGTATATTAAATAAGATGTAACGTCTGTAAAGTGGTGAAATATTGTTTCCGCGTCAAAGGATACAAGGATATCTACCTTTTGTGTATTGCTCTTTACCCTCTTATCTGAAATCGTTAGCGTAAAGTAACTATGCCTACCTTTTATATTAGAATAATACTATCTGTTTCCGAATACATAATACCCAGCTGAGGCTATGGCATTACCGAAAACAGTAGCCGACGTATCAATTCCAGTACCTTGTGCTCCTCCAATCATCCATGTTAATCTCATATCATCTTATAGTCTCGATGTTCCAGAATATAAATAATTTTGTAAATCAAATTAAACAATTGTTGAAAAATAAAAATTCTTTAAATAATTCCATTTATCTCATGAGGAATAGATCAGTTAAAAGAATGCTTTAAATACATTAGCACGATTACTTACACATGAGACGAAACGATGTATTAGATTTGCTTATAGGAAAAGGAAATTACGTAGACGATATACCGTATAAAGGTTATTTCGGTGTTTTCGTAAGGAGTCCATATCCCCATGCCCGAATTCTCAAGATAGATGCTGAGGAAGTGGTAAGGAAAGGAGGGCTCGTATTTACTGCAAAAGATCTCTATTTTAATAAAGGCGAAAAAGAAGAGAATGAAGGCACTGCACTCTTGACTCTACCCTTGGCTTTCAAAAAAGTAAGATATGAAGGGGAGCCTATAGCACTTGTCATAGCTGAAGATCCTTATAAAGCACAAGACCTTGCAGAGCTGGTTAGTATTGACTATGAAGTTTTACAACCGGTTTCTAGTGTAGAGGAAGCATTAAAGAACGAAGTACTGGTTTTCGAGGAGTTAAAGACTAACGTGGTATACGAAAAGACTTTAGAATATGGTACTATTCCTTTTGGTGACAAGGAGTTAGATTTAGACCTTTATTGGTCTAGATCTTCGGGAAACCCTATAGAGACCTTTGGTGCAATAGTGTATCCTGACGGAACAGTTTACTCTAATGCTCAAGCTCCAAAATTTTTGGCCGAAGAGATTAGCAAAATTAGCGGAAGAAAAGTTAAACTAATCCCGGTCAGAGCAGGTGGTAGTTTTGGCTCAAAGTTTTCATTAGCACCTTACATTTCAGTACTTGTTCAGGCTTCGGCTAAATTTAACGTACCTATAAAATGGATAGAGACCAGGAGTGAGCACTTAAAGGCATCTAACAGTTCAGGACCAGAAAGGACTTTCAAAATAAAAGTATACTACAAAGAGAACGGGTTAATAACGGGATTAGACTTTACCGTATTTGAAGACATAGGGGCTAGCTTATACAACGGACAAGCTTTCAAGCCTTCTGGTATTTTAGCTGGGCCTTACAAAATAAGAAACATCAGATACACTGCTAAACTTATAGCAACTAACAAAAATCCGCCGGGAGCATTTAGAGGAGCTGGAACTCCACCCCACACTTGGGCTTTAGAAAGAATAATGGACACATTAGCGGAAGAGCTTGGAATAAGCAAGAGCGAGATCAGAAAGAAGAACTTCATAGACAATTTCCCATATGAGGCTCCTTATACCTTATATGACTCAGGAGATCCGAATAGACTGCTATCTTTAGCCCTCGAAAGAACTGACTTATGGAACTTAAGAGAGAAGGGTTACGGTATTGGGTTGGCTTGTTCTACCGATCCCAGCACTCCATCAGGAACAGAAGGTGTTAAGATAGAGGTCAGAAACGGTAAAGTAGTTGTAAAAGTCGGTTACAGTCCGGAAGGACAAGGGAACGAACATACGGCTGTAAAGCTAGTCTCACAGTTTTTAGGTATACCAGAAGAACTAGTTACAGTGGAAACAATTGACAGTGACTCCTCTCCCCCTTCATTTGGCCCCGGAGGAAGCAGAATGGCAGTCTTTATGGCAGGTGCAATAAAAGGCGCTGTTGAAGAGCTGGTAAAGGTTATCTCCCAAAGGATAAGGAGGGAGTACGGAGAAGAAGTCGAGTTCTCTAATGGTTACTTCATTGCTAAAAACGGAGATAAGTTCCACATTTCTAAGTTTGAGGGCACAGAAGTAACATACACATTTAATCACCAAGGGAAGTACAGATTTACGGCTTATCCTTTTGCATGTGATATAGCTGTTGTTAAAGTGGATAGAGAAACTGGACTCATTAAACCAGTAAAGCTAGTAGTGTATATAGATCCGGGTACTCCTATTGACGAAGAGTTAGTTAAAGAGCAAGTAATAGGAGGTTCTGCTATTGGGGTTTCGCTTGCGTTATATGAGGCATACAAGTACGGAAAACAAGGTGAATTACTCACTACTTCATTAATAGATTACGGGCTTCCGTCAGCGTTAGATTTGCCAGAATTTGAGATTAATATAGTTCCAACACCATCACCTTATACTCCGTTAGGTGCAAAAGGTGTAGGAGAGATCCCAGTGGGAGTAGCAGCTGCTGCAATTACGAGTGCAGTTGAAGACCTAACAGGCAAGAAAATAAGAAGTGTACCTATTGATAAGGAAATTCTATATACCGGGTAATTTGTAAATGATACCGTTTATTATAGATTCTATTTCAAGTTTTTTACCAGCCTTGTAATCGTAGAATAGTTCAGCCTTACTCAGAGGATCGATCGTATCCCCATTAATCACCTCTTCCTTACTTGCCTTTCCTGATATGATTTCATATTCTAGGTTTTCTCCATTACGTGTAATTCTCACTCTATTAATCCACGGATATACGTTGTTTGCAATTACTGCTGCGAGGAGATATGTATCTAAGGTTGGGGCTAGAGTCACAATCACTTGCTCCTTAGACTGAAGAACTTCAGAAGTATTACGAAAATCAGTAAATATGTTTCTCTTCCTTTCATAATTAATCACTACTCCATTTTCGAACTCAACTATTATGTCGTCCTCGTTCTGAGTGTTTATTTTCTGTTCAAGTTCACTAAAGGTAGTATGGGGCATAAAGGTGAATCTAACTTTACCTCTGAGGATTATAGCTCTAGGTGGAACCCAATTATTCCTAACGATTGTGACTTCAACATTATCTATTGGGACTGCATAATAAATGTATTGAATATATTTTTTGTTTATGATTTTATCTTTTACACTTGCTAGCTTTTGGTCTTCTTCAACTAGAGTTTTAACTGCGTCTTGAATAAACCTTTCCCTATTGAATTTATTTTCCTGAAATAATTTACCGAGTTTATTATCTAATTTTTTGATTAAATTTCGCAACAATTTATCCTCAAGATAAAATGTAATAATTGGCTGTAAATCTAATTTATTTGAAAATTCAATAGTTTTCTCAACTAAATTTTTAATTTCATTTTTTGAGCTTAAAACACTTAATGATTTCACACCAAACTCTCATAGTGGAAAAATATATTATTTCTGTATCTGAAACACTATGAAACACTTTTTAACCTATGAAACCCTAATAAGGGTGAAACACGAAGTAATTTGTGACCAAAAATGAAATCACTACCCCTCTTGCTACTAATAGTGTCAAGTGTCGCAGCGACTGGTGTAATGATAGCTGGAATGCATGGCTACGGACCGCTAGGATATATATCGTATAATGTAATACAAACTAATAATAATAGTACTGAAATAATTCCTGCATACATAAATCTAGGCAATATAACAGCCGGTGAAACGGGAACAGTATCTGCAAATGCTACTCTTGTAATCTCATCTAATGGAACTTATGAAATAAAACTATTACACACAGAAAAACTGTCTAAAGTGTTCTCTTCTTTCAACGTAACGATATCCATCGGAAAAACTACATTAACTTTAACTTTAGATCATGACGAACAGGAACTCAACTTAACTACCGGTAAGTATAATGTAGTAATAACGATACATTACAAAGTGAGCGATAACCCACATGGAGACTTGAGTGTAAATAACGAGCCCCTATTAATAATTCATCCTTATGGAGACCACGAGAATTCAGAGGACAATTCGTAATCAACTGATAACTCTTTAGACACCTCCACTGAAAATAGTTGGTAAATCAATTAAATCCTTAATAATTTTTTAATTTATTTTTAATGATTATTTCTCTAGAAATTCAAATTTCGTTTATTTCAAAATTGGAGTACTCCTTTAGTCTATTTACTCTTAAATCCATATAATGAAGCGGGTTTATATCAACTACCAAGAAGTTTTCAGAAGATCCCATCTCTACAACTTTTTCAGCGTATACATATTTACCCTTTTTCACGGGAACATATACTACACTTTTACCTGGGTATTCTGGCAACTGTAAAGCGTTGGCGTTGACAATTGCTAACCTATTTTCGAGTACCCTAACTCTCAGATAATCCCTCCAAAGTTCCAATCCATCCTGAGGAATCTTCGATGGAATTAGTACTACTTCAACACCCTTTACGAACATCTGCCTTATTACCTCAGGAAAGTCAACATCGTAGCATATGACTATACCTATTTTTACACTCCTATATGTAAATATAATTGTTGAAGACCCAGGAAAAAGTCTGTTTTTTTCGTCTTCATAAAGGTGTATCTTTTTAGCTATTCCTTTTACTTCCCCGTTCGGGTCTATGACCGGTGAAACAACTGAGACACCGTCTTCTACGGCTCCAGGTATTACATAAGAGGTGTACTTTTTAGCAAGGCGTTGGAAATCCACTAAAGGTACATCGTCTAAGTGCTTAGTCCATTTCTCAGGTAACAACACTATTTCCGCTCCCGCCTTCAGTGCTTCCTCAGTAAGTTGTACTGCTGAGAAAGTGCTAGTAGGCTGAACTATTGCAAATTTCAACTCTCCTCTGCCTTTTGTTTCCTTCTAGTGGTCTCCATTTTTCTTAATTCCTTCTGTACTCTTTCTTCTAACCTTTCAACTGCTTTTCTTACGGCAGTTACTGGATCCCAATCACTGTCCTTAGTTACGAAGTCGCCTACTTTTGTTACAGCTCTGGCTGTTACTTGATATAGCTTCTTACCCTCGCTCTTGGACTCCTCTTTAAACGTCACTTTAAAGTTTATAATGTCCGTAAGTTTCTCTAATCTCGAAAGGTACCTCTCTAATATACCATCTATGAGAGCTTTCATATTCCCTTGTTTTAATTCACTTGTCAATCTTGCCTCAATAGGTATTTCCATCTGATACTTTTTAGCGATGATGGTTATTGCGTCAATACCACTAAACATACCTACTAAATATTCCCCCTCTAAGACCGGCGTTCCAGATATCTTCTTAGACAACATTGTCTCTACAGCCTTTTCTACACTATCGTCACCTTTTGCGGTTATAACTGGATAATTCATTATCTCCTTTACGGGTAATGACATCAACCTCTCTTCCTCTGTAAGGATTGAGGATTTTTTCTTACCCCCACTACTATAAAGCCTATCTACAATATCCCTAGCAGAGATGATTCCAGAAACTTTCTTTTCTTCCATTATTGGTAACTTCGTTATGTTGTTATTACTCATGAGCCATCTAGCTCTTGCTACCGAATCTTCAGCATTAACAGTTATAACTGGTGAGTTCATGTATTCCCTAACCTTTGCTTTTGCAAATTCACCACTACTTAAGAAATATGAAAGTAATCTCTCCCTAGTGATTATACCCACTAATCTTTTCTTATCATCAACAACTGGAATAGCCCTAGCCTTAGCCGTGTAGAACTTAGCCACTACTTTCTGAATATCGTCTTTTTCGCTTACCGAAAGCAAAGGGCTCATAAGGTTTATTACTTTAGACTCGGGACTGATCCTTTTTCTCAGCAGATCATTATAACTTAAAATCCCCACGACTTCTTTTTCTTTAATTACGGGTACTACCCACTGATTATTTTCCCTCATCTTGCTTACTATTTCCCTTATCCTATCGTTGTAAGTTGCTATTACCTTTGATTCCTCGATTAATTCTTTTATACTCATCATGGGAAAAAATCCAGTTTTACACTTATATAGTTTTTCGACGTAGATAATTGTAATGCACAAGACGGCATTCGTATGGGATGATCGTTATTTGGACTATTCTTTCCCTGGTGATCATCCTTTCAAATCACTCCGTGAGTCAATGACGAAAAAAATACTTGAAGAAAGAGGTGCATTTCACTATATAGATCTCGTAAAACCGGACATTATACCCGAGGAAATGTTGTACAAAGTTCACTCCAAGGAATATGTTGAGTTTGTGAAGAAAAAGAGTGAAGAAGGAAGAGGATATTTAGATGATGGTGATACACCTGCATTTAAAGGTATATTTGAATCCGCTTTGGTTAGAGTTAGTGGTACTGTGACCGCCGTAAAATTACTTGATAATTATGATCACACGATAAACATAGGCGGAGGATTCCACCACGCGAAATACACTTCAGCTTCCGGCTTTTGTGTATTTAATGATGTAGCCTTAGGGATAAAAATAGCCGAGGACAAATTCAACAGAATAGCTTTAGTAGATATAGACGGTCATCACGGTGATGGGACACAGCTACTCCTTGCAAATGATCCTAAAGTCCTTAAAATATCCCTTCACATGTACCATAAGGGCTTCTTCCCCGGTTCTGGAGACGTCGATGAGATAGGAGAAGGAGATGCAAAAGGGTTGACTATGAATATTCCTCTACCACCGGGGACTGCAGACGATATGTACTTATACGCATTCAACCAAGTTGTGGTACCTAAGCTTAATGAGTTTAAACCAGAACTAATTGTAATCCTGAACGGTGGAGACTCACACTTTACTGATCCTTTAGTTGAGTTAAAACTATCTAACAAAGGTTATTTAGACGTGATCAGAACTCTTCACAAACTTGCTCACGACTTTAATGCCAAGATTGTTATGACCGGAGGTGGAGGTTATAATTACGAGTCAACTGCAAAAATTTGGGCATTATCTATAGCGGAGTTAGCAAATCTAGACTTCACGGATTTCTTGGAACTTGAAGATTGTTGTTATTTAGCCTCATCTGGATTCGTGAAGAAAAGAGTAGTTGAGATAGTAGAAAAATTAAAGAAAATCCATGGGCTATGATACTAGTATAAGTGACGAAGCCTTTCTAACTTTCTCTTTAGCTTCCTCTACATCCTTACCAGTAGCTAGGACAACACCCATTCTCCTTTTATAGTAAGTAGAGGGTTTTCCGAAGAGCCTTATTTGAACACCAGGAATTTCTAGAGCTTTCTCTACATTAATGAATTTAGGGGCCCACTTTTCATTATTAGCCAAAATAACGTGAGCTGCTGCAGGTGTTACTAACTTGACCTCTGGAGTTGGAAGTCCTATTGCACTTCTCACGTGGATCTGAAACTCGTTAATATCCAGGCTTGCCATAGTCACTAGCCCAGTATCATGGGGTCTTGGAGATACTTCACTAAAGAGAACCCTATTACCGCTAATAAGTATCTCTACACCGAATATACCGAAACCACCTAGCTCGTCAACAACTCTCATTGCATATTCTCTAGCTCTGGCTGCTACGTCCTCTGGAACAGTCGAGGGATGCCATGATTCAACGTAGTAATATACGTCTTTAGGTCTCTGATGTTCTATCGGAGGTAAACTCTTCGTCTGAACTCCACCGTTAATCAATGGGTACCTATATGTAAGTACCGTAAGCTCTCTGTCAATATTTATGAACTCTTCGACTATAACTTTACTACTTTTTCCTCTGGCATGAGCTAATGCCTCCTTAAACTTTTCCTCAACTTCAGATTCATTATATATTACCTCATGACCATGCCCGCTTGAGCTCATCTCAGGTTTTACTATGCATGGATAACCTATGTCCTTACAAGCTTTTTTAACCTCCTCTGACGTCTCTGCAAAGGCATAAGCAGTAGTAGGCACTTTTACCTTCTCAGCAGCCAACATTCTAAGGTCTAGTCTGTTCATACAGATCTTCACGGCTCTAGCGTTAGGAATTACTCTAAAGCCCTCTTGTTCTAGTTCCAGCAATGCGTCAGTATTAATTGCCTCTATTTCAGTAATTATAGCGTCTGGATGTTCTTTTTTAATTATACTCTTTATTGCATTACCATCTAACATGTTCACTACATATTTTCTGTGAGCTACATGCATTGCAGGAGCCATATCATATCTGTCCACTACTACGGTCTCTAAACCCATCCTCTGGGCTTCTATCACCATTTCTTTACCCAGTTCTCCTCCGCCAAGCCAGAGGAGTTTTTTTGCACCTTCGAGAAGAGGCGTACCTATTTCCATACCCTCTCTTTACTTGCAAAATTTAAAAATTCACCTATTAACATAGGTTAATATTTACTTAACTAATTAAACTCCTTATATACCTCACTACCCTCTCATAATCCTTTAAAAAGTAGTAAAAGCAAACCCACCTTGAGGTCTTGCATGTGCCAGCCCAAGGGAAAACTATAACACCTTTAGAATATCTTCTCTCGTAGTCCCTAATTTGCTCTAACTCGTAAAGCCCTACCTTTGCTTCTACCACTACTTTGTCTTCAACTAACATGTCCGGTGTATTATGGTATGCTAAACCCAGTTTGGGCAAAGATATAATTCCCGAGTTTTTATACCTCTTGACGTTAAAGTAAGAGGATAAGACGGAATATACATATTCCTCAAATACGTAACCTACAAGTTGATTGAGTTTTAGTATTCTTATTTTGGGATCAGGAAAAGCTAAGGCATAATTTTCGTCAACAATAATTCCAGTAGCTTTCTCAAGTTCTTTTAATTTATTCAGGTGAGGTATTTCGTTTCCAAATAACTTGAACTTCACATCTTTTAGTTCTGAACCGCTATTACGATCGTAAACCTTAATGAGAAAGTTACTTACTGTTACTATGACATCTCCTTCTTGGGAAGGTAATAGGTAATCTCCAACCCTTTTATACAAAAAGACTTGCACGAGTAAGAATAGCTGAACTTATAATTTAATGTAACAGCTTTCATTATTGATGCTATTAACAATAGGAGACGTTGAATGGGGTATTGCATTAACAATCTGGGTGGCCTTCGTTACTCTTTACATATCAAAACTCATTAGCAAAATTACTACGACCTATGTGGCTAGAAAAGTTATGCACATATTAGGAGGAGGTGTTGTAGCCATACTTGCACCTTTTGTTTTCACCTCCCCACTTGTCCCTATTATAGCATCTTATGTTCTGATGGCATATTTAATATTTAACAGAGCGAAGAAAAACTACCTTAACTGGTTTCAGGATGAAGGAAATAGAGGTGAAGTCTACTATACTTTCTCCTTCGGAACATTACTCTTGATTATGGAATTTCTAGATCACGGCT
It encodes the following:
- a CDS encoding 2-oxoacid:ferredoxin oxidoreductase subunit beta, with translation MEALKQFKPEWSDWCPGCGNFGILNAEQQAIMELGLNLERVVIVSGIGCSGKLPHFMRVPISGVHTLHGRAIAFATGIKLANPSLEVIVNGGDGDLLGIGVGHFVSVGRRNIDITVIIHDNGVYGLTKGQASPTLLRGIKTKSLPKPNINDAINPLFLALSSGYTFVARGYAYDVKHLKELIKMAIKHKGLAVIDVLQPCPTYNDINTKEWYDKRIYKLEEQPDWDPVVRNENEVKDKLKKAIEKSLEWGDRIPIGVFYKNETIPSFEERISQAAPSYYQYYPSSQPIEIEGKLNTLIDEILKEKKVEN
- the purT gene encoding formate-dependent phosphoribosylglycinamide formyltransferase; protein product: MEIGTPLLEGAKKLLWLGGGELGKEMVIEAQRMGLETVVVDRYDMAPAMHVAHRKYVVNMLDGNAIKSIIKKEHPDAIITEIEAINTDALLELEQEGFRVIPNARAVKICMNRLDLRMLAAEKVKVPTTAYAFAETSEEVKKACKDIGYPCIVKPEMSSSGHGHEVIYNESEVEEKFKEALAHARGKSSKVIVEEFINIDRELTVLTYRYPLINGGVQTKSLPPIEHQRPKDVYYYVESWHPSTVPEDVAARAREYAMRVVDELGGFGIFGVEILISGNRVLFSEVSPRPHDTGLVTMASLDINEFQIHVRSAIGLPTPEVKLVTPAAAHVILANNEKWAPKFINVEKALEIPGVQIRLFGKPSTYYKRRMGVVLATGKDVEEAKEKVRKASSLILVS
- a CDS encoding acetoin utilization protein AcuC, whose protein sequence is MHKTAFVWDDRYLDYSFPGDHPFKSLRESMTKKILEERGAFHYIDLVKPDIIPEEMLYKVHSKEYVEFVKKKSEEGRGYLDDGDTPAFKGIFESALVRVSGTVTAVKLLDNYDHTINIGGGFHHAKYTSASGFCVFNDVALGIKIAEDKFNRIALVDIDGHHGDGTQLLLANDPKVLKISLHMYHKGFFPGSGDVDEIGEGDAKGLTMNIPLPPGTADDMYLYAFNQVVVPKLNEFKPELIVILNGGDSHFTDPLVELKLSNKGYLDVIRTLHKLAHDFNAKIVMTGGGGYNYESTAKIWALSIAELANLDFTDFLELEDCCYLASSGFVKKRVVEIVEKLKKIHGL
- a CDS encoding CBS domain-containing protein, with protein sequence MMSIKELIEESKVIATYNDRIREIVSKMRENNQWVVPVIKEKEVVGILSYNDLLRKRISPESKVINLMSPLLSVSEKDDIQKVVAKFYTAKARAIPVVDDKKRLVGIITRERLLSYFLSSGEFAKAKVREYMNSPVITVNAEDSVARARWLMSNNNITKLPIMEEKKVSGIISARDIVDRLYSSGGKKKSSILTEEERLMSLPVKEIMNYPVITAKGDDSVEKAVETMLSKKISGTPVLEGEYLVGMFSGIDAITIIAKKYQMEIPIEARLTSELKQGNMKALIDGILERYLSRLEKLTDIINFKVTFKEESKSEGKKLYQVTARAVTKVGDFVTKDSDWDPVTAVRKAVERLEERVQKELRKMETTRRKQKAEES
- a CDS encoding carbon-nitrogen hydrolase family protein, which encodes MKFAIVQPTSTFSAVQLTEEALKAGAEIVLLPEKWTKHLDDVPLVDFQRLAKKYTSYVIPGAVEDGVSVVSPVIDPNGEVKGIAKKIHLYEDEKNRLFPGSSTIIFTYRSVKIGIVICYDVDFPEVIRQMFVKGVEVVLIPSKIPQDGLELWRDYLRVRVLENRLAIVNANALQLPEYPGKSVVYVPVKKGKYVYAEKVVEMGSSENFLVVDINPLHYMDLRVNRLKEYSNFEINEI
- a CDS encoding phosphatidate cytidylyltransferase, with the translated sequence MLLTIGDVEWGIALTIWVAFVTLYISKLISKITTTYVARKVMHILGGGVVAILAPFVFTSPLVPIIASYVLMAYLIFNRAKKNYLNWFQDEGNRGEVYYTFSFGTLLLIMEFLDHGYWLTKDVFIPLLPIYYMSFGDGVTGIIRNYVYKRRVKGLWGSVGMAIVCVPLGYYFFSIYGAISGVIATLVEIAPFLDDNIGVPFISFAFLYLAIKVL
- a CDS encoding xanthine dehydrogenase family protein molybdopterin-binding subunit, with amino-acid sequence MRRNDVLDLLIGKGNYVDDIPYKGYFGVFVRSPYPHARILKIDAEEVVRKGGLVFTAKDLYFNKGEKEENEGTALLTLPLAFKKVRYEGEPIALVIAEDPYKAQDLAELVSIDYEVLQPVSSVEEALKNEVLVFEELKTNVVYEKTLEYGTIPFGDKELDLDLYWSRSSGNPIETFGAIVYPDGTVYSNAQAPKFLAEEISKISGRKVKLIPVRAGGSFGSKFSLAPYISVLVQASAKFNVPIKWIETRSEHLKASNSSGPERTFKIKVYYKENGLITGLDFTVFEDIGASLYNGQAFKPSGILAGPYKIRNIRYTAKLIATNKNPPGAFRGAGTPPHTWALERIMDTLAEELGISKSEIRKKNFIDNFPYEAPYTLYDSGDPNRLLSLALERTDLWNLREKGYGIGLACSTDPSTPSGTEGVKIEVRNGKVVVKVGYSPEGQGNEHTAVKLVSQFLGIPEELVTVETIDSDSSPPSFGPGGSRMAVFMAGAIKGAVEELVKVISQRIRREYGEEVEFSNGYFIAKNGDKFHISKFEGTEVTYTFNHQGKYRFTAYPFACDIAVVKVDRETGLIKPVKLVVYIDPGTPIDEELVKEQVIGGSAIGVSLALYEAYKYGKQGELLTTSLIDYGLPSALDLPEFEINIVPTPSPYTPLGAKGVGEIPVGVAAAAITSAVEDLTGKKIRSVPIDKEILYTG